The following proteins are encoded in a genomic region of Deltaproteobacteria bacterium:
- the nrfD gene encoding polysulfide reductase NrfD, producing MKTNEMDLVLLKPVLETTRRFWITAGILFSVWLVGVGAYLYQFFGGLGVTGLSRPTYWGLYITNFVFFIGISHAGTLISAILRIAQAEWRRAITRSAEVITVMVLLFGVGNILIDLGRPDRMLNVLRHPHFTSPLLWDVTSITCYLTASCIYLYLPLIPDIARLRDCGLKWPRFYRILALGWQETPRQKRILEVLISIMAVVVIPVAISVHTVVSYVFSMTIQPMWHSAIFGPYFVVGAIFSGIAALIIAMAIIRKAYHLEEYLKKIHFNYLGILLLVMSLLWFYFTFCEHLTVFYGNEPREMEIFRSKLFGPYAFYFWTMVVCCFIGPLIILANRKTRTVSGTVIASGLVTIGMWLERFTIVVPSLVNPRLPYTMGRYHPSLVELAITAGCFAAFILLYMIFTKIFPIVSIWEIEEGRESSLQEVHERVKGYLPGAEEPSLSGREG from the coding sequence ATGAAGACGAACGAGATGGATCTCGTCCTCCTCAAGCCGGTGTTGGAGACGACCCGCCGGTTCTGGATCACGGCCGGCATCCTCTTTTCGGTCTGGTTGGTCGGCGTTGGGGCCTACCTCTACCAATTTTTTGGGGGACTCGGGGTGACCGGGCTCTCCCGCCCGACCTATTGGGGGCTCTACATTACCAACTTTGTCTTCTTCATTGGGATCTCTCATGCCGGGACCTTGATCTCCGCCATCCTCCGTATTGCCCAGGCGGAATGGCGTCGTGCCATCACGCGATCAGCAGAGGTGATTACCGTGATGGTCCTCCTCTTTGGTGTCGGGAATATCTTGATTGACCTGGGCCGCCCCGACCGTATGCTGAATGTACTCCGTCACCCGCACTTTACCTCGCCGCTCCTCTGGGATGTGACGAGCATCACCTGCTATCTCACCGCCTCCTGCATCTACCTGTACCTTCCCCTGATTCCGGATATCGCCCGGCTCCGTGATTGCGGCCTCAAGTGGCCGCGGTTTTACCGAATTTTGGCCCTCGGCTGGCAGGAGACACCCCGGCAGAAGCGGATTCTGGAGGTCTTGATCTCCATCATGGCCGTCGTTGTGATCCCTGTGGCGATTTCGGTGCACACGGTCGTCAGCTACGTCTTTTCCATGACGATCCAACCGATGTGGCATTCGGCCATCTTCGGCCCCTATTTTGTCGTCGGGGCTATTTTTTCAGGGATTGCCGCCTTGATTATCGCGATGGCCATCATCCGGAAGGCCTACCATCTGGAAGAGTACCTGAAAAAAATTCACTTTAACTATCTGGGGATTCTCCTTCTGGTGATGAGCCTGCTCTGGTTTTATTTCACCTTTTGCGAACACTTAACCGTCTTTTACGGCAACGAGCCGCGGGAGATGGAGATCTTTCGTTCAAAACTGTTCGGTCCTTACGCCTTCTATTTCTGGACGATGGTGGTCTGTTGTTTTATCGGTCCCCTGATTATCCTGGCCAACCGAAAAACCAGGACCGTCTCGGGGACTGTTATCGCCTCTGGCCTAGTGACTATCGGAATGTGGCTGGAGCGTTTCACCATTGTCGTCCCGAGTCTTGTTAATCCACGCCTACCCTACACCATGGGGCGCTACCATCCGAGCTTGGTCGAGCTGGCGATCACCGCCGGCTGTTTTGCCGCCTTCATCCTCCTTTATATGATCTTTACCAAGATTTTTCCGATTGTTTCCATCTGGGAGATTGAAGAAGGACGGGAGAGTTCACTCCAAGAGGTTCATGAACGGGTGAAAGGATACCTGCCGGGTGCAGAAGAACCGAGTCTCAGTGGGAGGGAAGGGTGA
- a CDS encoding 4Fe-4S dicluster domain-containing protein, with product MVIDLDKCTACQACVVVCQSENNVAPPTPQLHEQGRSIHWLRLLPMKEGEYPHLRLRLLPLPCQHCDRPPCTKVCPVSATYKSEEGIVGQIFARCIGCRYCTTACPYTVREFNWRNPQWPEEMRPMKNRDVSVRPKGVVEKCTFCSHRLQKGREKARVEGREMISEDYLPACVEICPSQAMFFGDLDDPKSEVSQLVRSRRAFRLMEDLGTEPKVIYLTEGGVE from the coding sequence ATGGTGATTGATCTCGATAAATGTACCGCCTGTCAGGCCTGCGTGGTGGTCTGTCAGTCGGAGAATAATGTCGCTCCCCCCACCCCGCAGTTGCACGAACAGGGACGGTCGATCCATTGGCTCCGTCTCCTTCCGATGAAGGAAGGGGAGTACCCGCATCTCCGGCTTCGACTCCTTCCCCTCCCTTGTCAGCATTGTGATCGCCCTCCTTGTACCAAGGTCTGTCCCGTCTCCGCCACCTACAAGAGTGAGGAAGGGATTGTAGGACAGATCTTTGCCCGTTGCATCGGTTGCCGGTATTGCACCACCGCTTGTCCCTACACCGTCCGGGAGTTTAACTGGCGGAACCCGCAGTGGCCGGAAGAGATGCGCCCGATGAAGAACCGTGATGTCTCGGTTCGTCCAAAAGGGGTTGTTGAAAAGTGTACCTTTTGTTCCCACCGGCTTCAGAAGGGGAGGGAAAAGGCCCGCGTGGAGGGGAGAGAGATGATCTCGGAGGATTATCTCCCCGCCTGTGTTGAAATCTGTCCCTCCCAGGCGATGTTCTTTGGGGATCTCGATGATCCAAAAAGCGAGGTCTCCCAACTGGTCCGTAGCCGACGGGCCTTTCGCTTGATGGAGGACCTCGGGACGGAACCGAAGGTAATTTACCTGACTGAGGGGGGTGTCGAATGA
- a CDS encoding cytochrome c3 family protein, translating into MKTALFKKRWGIFVALGLLLLIVVILLLRFRGVSQPIAFNHKVHVAGLGLDCTHCHVGVETTPFATLPTAEICLGCHSTPLSQNPEEEKVRLYGEERGEIPWQRLTRLPDHVYFSHQRHVTFGKVACEACHGKMPERVTPPSRAPVELSMDDCLGCHRQKGASEDCILCHR; encoded by the coding sequence ATGAAAACGGCACTTTTCAAAAAGCGGTGGGGGATCTTTGTTGCCTTGGGGCTTCTGCTCCTGATCGTGGTTATTCTCCTTCTCCGATTCCGAGGGGTCTCTCAGCCGATCGCCTTTAATCACAAGGTCCATGTGGCCGGTCTCGGGCTCGATTGTACCCATTGCCATGTCGGGGTGGAGACAACCCCTTTCGCCACCTTGCCCACGGCCGAGATCTGTCTCGGTTGTCACAGCACCCCTCTCTCCCAAAACCCTGAAGAGGAAAAGGTCCGCCTCTATGGAGAAGAGAGGGGAGAGATTCCGTGGCAGAGGCTGACCCGTCTGCCGGACCATGTCTACTTCTCTCATCAACGGCATGTCACGTTTGGCAAAGTTGCTTGCGAAGCGTGTCATGGCAAGATGCCGGAGAGGGTGACGCCCCCTTCACGGGCGCCAGTGGAGCTTTCAATGGATGATTGTCTTGGCTGTCATCGGCAGAAGGGGGCCTCGGAGGATTGTATTTTATGTCACCGATAA
- a CDS encoding molybdopterin-dependent oxidoreductase, giving the protein MSPIKKTRAPEGGFTRRDFLKNATLSSFFLMLAQSGLLTAAVLKEIEQAIERGEESWVTSVCQLCPGSCGIRVRKFGSWPVSIAGNPLHPVNRGTLCPKGVAGILSFYDPDRIRQPLKRAGHRGEGKWQEISWEEAIAAVTEPLARLRQKKESHKVGILGGRYRGLMRTLFDKFLEAYGSPNYFDNSFATWQGPVEAIEKSHGLSAEPTYALEKAKILFSFSAPLLEAGRSPVENLRGWATLRRGDPASRGRVVHIGPHLSVTAAKADLWVPIQPGTEGLLALGLAAILLKEGLYDGLYLGSHSSGFNNFKNTILENYPPEKMAELTGVPIDTIIRLAREFASAKPAIAVCGRLEPKDQLAIHTLNALVGSINVPGGVLIPQEADYWVKHQKFQPVVRNAIAQLELLFFYYTNPLFSNPQGDSPQPEKMRETLDKIPLLVSFSPFMDETTAYSDLVLPDHHFLERDQDCPASTMQGFPFVGLSQPVRPPLYKTRHTGDLILQLAKRLGEPVSSALPWDRFQDFLKEGLKNIYDSQRGDLFGTSFESSWTSLLARSGWWSPSYQSLEDFEKGLKEKGGWWDPSYTYEEWGRVFANPEGKFAFATDLPPAVPPKSRDDFPLTLQAYPLMALTGGRNAGQAWLADIAGPHLQIGWKSWAEIHPETAARFGVKDREMIWVESPVGRIKVVAKVYEGVHPRVVAMPFGFGHTAMGRYAAGIGENVRKIQEGDWATAEMPRERITAVKIYRV; this is encoded by the coding sequence ATGTCACCGATAAAAAAGACGCGAGCCCCTGAAGGTGGTTTTACCCGCAGGGATTTTTTGAAAAATGCCACTCTCAGCTCTTTTTTTCTGATGCTGGCGCAGTCGGGTCTCTTGACCGCCGCTGTCCTCAAGGAGATCGAACAGGCGATTGAACGGGGGGAGGAGAGCTGGGTGACCTCCGTTTGTCAGCTCTGTCCCGGCTCTTGCGGGATCCGTGTCCGCAAATTTGGTTCCTGGCCTGTGTCGATTGCCGGCAACCCCCTCCATCCGGTCAATCGGGGGACCCTCTGCCCCAAAGGGGTGGCGGGGATTTTATCCTTTTACGACCCGGACCGGATCCGGCAACCATTAAAACGAGCCGGTCACCGAGGTGAGGGGAAATGGCAGGAGATCTCCTGGGAAGAGGCGATCGCCGCGGTGACGGAACCGCTCGCCCGTCTCCGCCAAAAAAAGGAATCCCACAAGGTGGGAATCCTCGGGGGACGTTACCGGGGACTGATGCGGACCCTTTTTGATAAATTCCTCGAGGCGTACGGTTCCCCCAATTATTTTGATAACAGTTTTGCGACCTGGCAGGGGCCCGTGGAGGCGATAGAAAAGAGTCACGGCCTCTCGGCAGAACCGACCTATGCCCTTGAAAAGGCAAAAATCCTTTTCTCCTTTTCGGCGCCGCTTCTCGAGGCGGGTCGTTCCCCGGTGGAAAATCTTCGGGGGTGGGCGACCTTGCGCCGGGGCGACCCGGCTTCTCGCGGAAGGGTCGTTCATATCGGCCCACACCTTTCGGTAACAGCGGCCAAGGCGGATCTCTGGGTCCCGATCCAGCCGGGGACGGAAGGACTGCTCGCCCTGGGGTTGGCGGCGATCCTCCTGAAGGAGGGGCTCTATGACGGTCTGTATCTCGGAAGCCACAGCAGTGGTTTCAATAATTTCAAAAACACCATCCTGGAAAATTACCCCCCCGAAAAAATGGCGGAGTTAACCGGTGTTCCGATCGACACCATCATCCGTCTGGCGCGCGAATTCGCCTCCGCAAAACCGGCCATTGCCGTCTGCGGCCGCCTCGAACCGAAAGACCAGCTGGCGATCCATACCCTGAACGCCTTGGTCGGGAGCATCAACGTCCCCGGTGGTGTCCTCATCCCCCAAGAGGCCGACTATTGGGTGAAGCACCAAAAATTCCAGCCGGTCGTCAGAAACGCCATTGCCCAGTTAGAACTCCTCTTCTTTTATTACACCAACCCCCTTTTCTCAAACCCACAGGGTGATTCACCCCAGCCGGAAAAAATGCGGGAGACGCTTGACAAGATCCCGCTTCTTGTCAGTTTTTCCCCCTTCATGGACGAGACCACCGCTTACTCCGACCTCGTCCTGCCGGATCACCACTTTTTGGAAAGGGATCAGGATTGCCCCGCCTCCACCATGCAGGGATTCCCATTTGTTGGTCTCTCCCAACCGGTTCGTCCCCCACTCTACAAGACCCGGCACACAGGGGATCTGATCCTGCAGTTGGCAAAGAGGCTCGGAGAACCGGTATCCAGCGCCCTTCCTTGGGACCGCTTTCAGGATTTTCTCAAAGAGGGGCTCAAAAATATATACGATTCCCAGAGGGGGGATCTCTTTGGGACCTCCTTTGAATCTTCATGGACCTCCCTCCTCGCTCGTAGCGGCTGGTGGTCCCCCTCTTACCAGAGTCTTGAGGATTTTGAGAAAGGCTTGAAGGAAAAAGGGGGATGGTGGGACCCATCCTACACCTATGAGGAGTGGGGGAGGGTCTTTGCGAATCCGGAGGGGAAGTTTGCCTTTGCGACCGACTTGCCTCCGGCGGTTCCCCCTAAAAGTCGGGACGATTTTCCACTCACCCTCCAGGCTTATCCGCTGATGGCCCTTACCGGGGGGAGGAACGCCGGACAGGCCTGGCTTGCCGATATCGCCGGGCCACATCTCCAGATCGGCTGGAAGAGCTGGGCCGAGATCCATCCGGAGACGGCGGCACGGTTCGGGGTCAAGGATCGGGAAATGATCTGGGTCGAGTCCCCGGTGGGACGGATCAAGGTGGTTGCGAAGGTCTACGAAGGGGTTCACCCGAGGGTGGTGGCGATGCCGTTCGGGTTCGGTCACACGGCGATGGGGCGTTATGCGGCAGGGATCGGGGAGAATGTCCGAAAAATTCAGGAGGGTGATTGGGCAACCGCAGAGATGCCACGTGAGAGGATCACGGCGGTGAAGATCTACAGGGTTTAG